One stretch of Litoribacterium kuwaitense DNA includes these proteins:
- a CDS encoding (Fe-S)-binding protein, whose amino-acid sequence MKVSLFATCLMDVFYPETGKDTVELLERLGCDVDFPEAQTCCGQPAFNSGYHTLSKETMKHMISVFDHADYVVTPSGSCATMCKEYPHLFEDDPKWKQRAEALHSKMYELTDFIVNVLGVEDVGASLHARATYHTSCHMTRLLKVSEAPARLLAHVEGLEMIPLKNAQNCCGFGGTFAVKMPPISQEMVDEKAGHVEETEADVLIGADWGCLMNIGGRLRRRESPVKVMHIASVLNNKMNGGE is encoded by the coding sequence ATGAAAGTCAGTCTTTTTGCAACTTGCTTAATGGACGTGTTTTATCCTGAAACCGGAAAAGATACTGTTGAATTGTTAGAGCGTCTTGGGTGTGACGTTGATTTTCCCGAAGCACAAACGTGCTGTGGTCAACCCGCTTTTAACAGTGGCTACCATACGCTTTCTAAAGAAACGATGAAACATATGATCAGCGTATTTGACCATGCAGATTATGTCGTCACGCCATCCGGATCTTGTGCGACGATGTGTAAGGAATATCCGCATTTGTTTGAAGATGATCCGAAGTGGAAGCAAAGAGCTGAAGCGTTACACAGCAAAATGTACGAGCTAACAGATTTTATCGTCAATGTGCTCGGGGTGGAAGACGTTGGTGCGTCACTTCATGCACGAGCGACGTATCATACATCTTGTCATATGACACGTCTGTTGAAGGTTTCTGAGGCCCCCGCCCGCCTTTTGGCACATGTGGAAGGCTTGGAGATGATCCCTTTAAAAAATGCACAAAACTGTTGCGGCTTTGGAGGGACATTTGCCGTGAAAATGCCGCCGATTTCACAGGAGATGGTTGATGAAAAGGCAGGGCACGTAGAAGAAACAGAAGCAGATGTCCTCATTGGTGCGGACTGGGGCTGCTTAATGAATATTGGTGGTCGCCTGAGGAGGAGAGAGTCACCGGTCAAAGTGATGCATATTGCATCTGTATTAAATAACAAGATGAACGGAGGGGAATAA
- a CDS encoding FadR/GntR family transcriptional regulator, producing the protein MSAGKIKRLNISEEVMNRLLERIQRGVVKSGERLPSVEALAQEFGVSRSAVREALSALRAMRLVEMRHGEGTFVTTFQKDEPSLALYTAALMKKEDIDHLLEVRLYLETGTSQAAATRRTDEDLRIMKEALQLMARSEGDVEAGEKGDFLFHEAIVSAAGNPILQQLWNQISEMLKRAMRETRLIAFYEDKDVMSVLSHEHARIYQAISQQDGEAASAAMRQHLQTVLDQWNRSQEKWAP; encoded by the coding sequence GTGTCAGCAGGAAAAATTAAACGACTGAATATCTCAGAAGAAGTGATGAATCGTTTACTTGAAAGAATTCAACGTGGTGTTGTTAAAAGTGGCGAACGGTTACCTTCTGTAGAAGCTTTAGCACAAGAATTTGGCGTCAGCCGCTCAGCGGTCAGAGAGGCTCTAAGTGCATTGCGGGCGATGCGCTTAGTAGAAATGAGGCATGGAGAAGGGACATTCGTCACCACTTTCCAAAAAGACGAGCCTTCACTCGCGCTTTACACTGCAGCACTTATGAAAAAAGAAGATATCGATCATTTGCTTGAGGTTCGTCTTTATTTAGAAACCGGCACATCTCAAGCAGCAGCAACGAGGCGAACAGATGAGGACCTTCGCATCATGAAAGAAGCATTGCAGTTAATGGCAAGGTCCGAAGGGGATGTTGAAGCAGGCGAAAAGGGAGATTTTTTATTTCATGAGGCCATCGTTTCAGCAGCTGGCAATCCAATTTTACAGCAGCTTTGGAATCAAATCTCAGAAATGTTAAAACGAGCGATGAGAGAAACAAGACTGATTGCTTTTTATGAAGATAAGGACGTCATGAGTGTGTTATCTCATGAGCATGCGCGCATCTATCAAGCAATCTCACAGCAGGACGGAGAGGCGGCAAGTGCTGCGATGCGGCAGCATTTACAGACGGTGCTTGACCAGTGGAATCGCTCGCAAGAAAAATGGGCGCCTTAA